A stretch of the Salvelinus fontinalis isolate EN_2023a chromosome 22, ASM2944872v1, whole genome shotgun sequence genome encodes the following:
- the LOC129820086 gene encoding eIF5-mimic protein 1-like, translated as MFLFVVCSSQLVVESSTARTFMNTGKQQKPVLTGQRFKTRKRDEKEKFEPTVFRDTIVLGLNEAGGDLDAVAKFLDVTGSRLDYRRYADTLFDILIAGSMLAPGGTRIDEGDKAKVTEHCVFTTEENHANLRRYAQVFNKLIRRYKYLQNAFEEEIKKLLLFLKAFSESEQTKLAMLTGILLANGTLPPPILTSLFSDNVVKEGISASFAVKMFKAWISEKDANAVTSALRKANLDKKLLELFPASKQNVEHFSKYFNEAGLKELSDFMRVQQSQGTRKELQKELQERLSQDCPIREMVVYVKEEMKRSALQEQAVIGLLWNILMNAVEWNKKEELVTEQALKHLKHYAPLLAAFSTQGQSELVLLLRIQEYCYDHIHFMKSFSKIVVLFYKADVLSEEAVLRWYKDTHTTKGKGVFVEQMKKFVEWLQNAEEESESEGEED; from the exons ATGAAAAGGAGAAGTTTGAGCCCACAGTTTTCAGAGACACAATCGTTCTGGGCCTCAACGAAGCAGGAGGAGACCTCGATGCTGTAGCTAAGTTCCTGGACGTTACCGGTTCCCGACTCGACTACCGTCGCTATGCCGACACCCTCTTCGACATCCTCATCGCGGGGAGCATGCTCG CTCCCGGTGGTACGCGTATTGATGAGGGGGACAAGGCCAAGGTGACAGAACATTGTGTGTTTACCACCGAGGAGAACCATGCCAACCTCCGCCGCTATGCTCAG GTTTTTAACAAGCTTATCAGGAGGTACAAGTACCTGCAGAATGCCTTTGAGGAGGAAATCAAAAAG CTTTTGCTGTTCCTGAAGGCATTCAGTGAATCAGAGCAAACCAAACTGGCTATGTTGACTGGTATCCTATTGGCTAATGGCACTCTGCCCCCGCCCATCCTCACCAGCCTCTTCAGCGACAATGTTGTCAAGGAAG GTATCTCTGCATCCTTTGCGGTGAAGATGTTCAAGGCATGGATATCTGAGAAAGATGCCAATGCAGTCACCTCAGCCCTGAGGAAGGCTAACCTGGATAAGAAACTCCTG GAGCTGTTTCCTGCCAGCAAGCAGAACGTGGAGCATTTCTCCAAGTACTTCAATGAGGCGGGGCTGAAGGAGCTTTCAGACTTCATGCGTGTGCAGCAGTCTCAGGGAACACGCAAGGAGCTGCAGAAAGAACTACAGGAGCGCCTCTCTCAGGACTGCCCCATACGAGAG ATGGTGGTGTACGTGAAGGAGGAGATGAAAAGGAGTGCTCTCCAGGAGCAAGCTGTGATTGGTCTGCTGTGGAACATTCTCATGAATGCTGTGGAGTGGAACAAGAAGGAGGAGTTGGTCACCGAGCAAGCCCTCAAACACCTTAAA CATTATGCCCCCCTGCTAGCAGCGTTCAGCACCCAGGGTCAGTCAGAGCTGGTGCTGCTACTGAGGATCCAGGAGTACTGCTATGACCATATCCACTTCATGAAGTCATTCTCCAAGATAGTGGTTCTCTTCTACAAAG CTGACGTTTTGAGTGAGGAGGCCGTTCTGAGGTGGTACAAAGACACTCACACCACCAAAGGGAAAGGTGTCTTTGTCGAGCAGATGAAGAAGTTTGTTGAGTGGCTGCAAAATGCAGAAGAAG AGTCTGAgtctgagggagaggaggactag
- the agr2 gene encoding anterior gradient protein 2 homolog: MIRGLLSVLLVLVAIAVSSSLAKPEKNIAKRGKRIPQTLSRGWGDQLIWAQTYEEALYWARAQNKPLMVIFHLEDCPHSASMKKVFAEDKDIQKVADEDLIVLNLVYETTDKHLSPDGQYVPRIIFVDPSMTVRADITGRYSNRMYAYEPSDIKLLLSNMQKAKKLLKTEL; this comes from the exons ATGATCCGAGGTCTGCTGTCGGTGTTGTTGGTCCTGGTGGCCATAGCCGTGTCTTCATCTCTGGCTAAGCCTGAGAAGAACATCGCcaagagggggaagaggatccCTCAGACTCTCTCCAGAG GCTGGGGTGATCAGCTAATCTGGGCTCAGACCTATGAGGAGGCTCTGTATTGGGCCAGGGCACA GAACAAGCCTCTGATGGTCATCTTCCACCTGGAGGACTGTCCTCACAGTGCAT CCATGAAGAAGGTCTTCGCTGAAGACAAGGACATCCAGAAGGTGGCTGATGAAGACTTGATCGTCCTCAATCTGGTG TATGAAACCACAGACAAGCATCTTTCCCCTGATGGCCAGTACGTCCCTAGAATCATCTTTGTCG ATCCCTCTATGACAGTGAGAGCTGACATCACAGGGCGCTACTCCAACCGTATGTACGCCTATGAGCCTTCTGACATCAAACTCT TACTGAGCAACATGCAGAAGGCCAAGAAGCTGCTGAAGACTGAGTTGTAA
- the tspan13b gene encoding tetraspanin-13b, giving the protein MGCAGFTCSKHSLCALNILYVMVSLLMIGIAAWGKWFGLVSSFQVVGGVIGVGVFLFLVALVGLIGAVKHHQVLLFFYMIILFMVFIVQFSVSSACLAINKDQQEHLLEVGWNNSYTTQRDVEKSLNCCGFYYVDNNGTCDAACFPNHSCSPCAEQIQEHAEEVLRFVGGIGLFFSFTEILGVWLTYRYRNQKDPRANPSAFL; this is encoded by the exons ATGGGCTGCGCCGGATTCACCTGCTCCAAGCACTCCCTCTGTGCGCTCAATATCCTCTATGTT ATGGTGAGTCTGCTGATGATCGGCATTGCTGCATGGGGGAAGTGGTTCGGCCTGGTGTCCAGCTTCCAGGTGGTGGGCGGAGTCATCGGAGTGGGGGTGTTCCTGTTCTTGGTGGCGTTGGTCGGCCTCATCGGGGCCGTGAAGCACCACCAGGTCCTACTCTTCTTC tatATGATCATCCTCTTCATGGTGTTCATCGTCCAGTTCTCTGTCTCCAGCGCCTGTCTGGCCATCAACAAGGATCAGCAG GAACACCTGTTGGAGGTGGGATGGAACAACTCGTACACCACCCAGAGAGATGTGGAGAAGAGTCTCAACTGCTGTGGCTTCTACTACGTAGACAACAACGGAACCTGCGATGCT GCCTGTTTCCCCAACCACTCCTGTTCACCGTGTGCTGAGCAGATCCAGGAGCATGCAGAAGAGGTGCTGCGCTTCGTGGGCGGGATAGGCCTCTTCTTCAGCTTCACTGAG ATCCTGGGGGTGTGGCTAACGTACCGGTACAGGAACCAGAAGGACCCTCGAGCGAATCCCAGTGCCTTCCTGTAA